GCCTTCGTGAAGGAGGCTTGGAATCTCAACTCATCTAGTCAACAATCTTCATCCACCTTACTATGTCTAGTTGTAACTTACTCCCCATTGACAAAGCTTTTACCCTCGTAGTACTTCTTCTCACTGGCTTCCTTCTTCTCGTTCCGCTTCTGCAAAAAGCGAACAATGAATGTAAACCACACCAGATCCATGGACCAGAATAACTGAACCACAACCACCAAAAATTAAAGAACACATTGCCAAATGTAATATAATGGGGGAGGATTGGTCACTGGTCTCAGGGAAACACTCAGTATTTAATGTACACATGCAAGAAGCTTAACTTGAGCAATACAGCATCAGCACTTTTAAAATCAGTAAACAATAGATCGCATATGCACATCATTGATATGAACAGGATAACCTCAAATAACATGTATGTAACCAAGAATATGTACTGTACTACTGTCTACATGCTGCATACAGAAAGCCCATAGTCACCTGATCAACGTTATTTACCTGGTAAGCTTCATGGTTAGCAACAATCCTCCTTATAATAGTACTTGTAGTGATATCCAAAGGGCTCTCCAGCCTATGGTAAATACCCATAGCCATTGGAACAGCATATGGATTTGCATCATCCTGATACACACATGATTGGCAATTATTTTTGCGCTAGAATGTGCATATTCAAATAACAGCACAACTTGATTACCTTTGCATAGTCCATATTCTCAGCAATTGTTCCATGAACAACCAACGAAATATTGAATGTGGTAATCTGCACCCAGAATGAGAAAGTAAGTTAACTCTGAACAAACACTTGACTTGATAGTCCTAAGTAAAATTGCAGCAGATTGTCATTTTGATACATAAGAGGGCTCAActgtcaacaacaacaacaacatagccttttttcccaagcaagttggggtaggctagagatgaaacccgaaagaaataagttcaaagttcaggcacattgatagctagtctccaagcgctcctatccaaagctatctctttaaagatattccaatccttaaggtctctcttatccttaaggtctctcttaaccgactcatcccacgtcagtttaggtctacctctacccctctttacattattgacccgctcaagaaccccattacgcaccggcgcctcaagaGGGCTGAACTGTCAACCTTCAAAATTATGTAAATCGTAATGTGCCTTCCACTTGGTTATTCGATGCGAGTAATTTGGAATTGTAAACAAACTGAGGGCACTGAGGGCCTGATGGGTGATGGCATCTGTTCTGGACTTCTGGTGTACAAAATCTTAATGCATGTCTGGGCCAGTTAAGCTAAGCTCAAACCTAGTTTTCATAGGGTTTAGATTTTAGAATTTGGATAGTTCTGGAAAAAAaacaccctattttgcatccaAGATAGAATTTGGATGAAAAGATATAACttctttttttaaatttaaccaTGCTCATGAGGCTAATCCATGGATAAGAAAATGTCAGTATGCAATGTGGATTGGGATTTTCAATGGGTTAAAGTAAACGCAATTTTACAGATCCTACAGCAAATGCACTGTCTGCTGCCTTAAGAGTACTACATAAAAGGAACAACTATAAACGGTTGCATCATTTATTCTATACAAAAGTTAGGTAATGTCATCACTGAAAACTCACCATGTCTTTTGATACGTCCCATGGAGCACCAATGATCACCTCATCAACATAACGACAAGCCAAAACACTCAAACTTCTTTCATGGAGATTCATGATTGGGCGATGTCGTCCTCGTGTTGAACTGGCGAGTATAGTAAACACCAAGTGATGTCATGTCTAAGGAATCGTTTAGATGTCATGCATCCACTTTAAAAAGGGTCTGCTGCAGAACTGAATTAACTTGATCGCCGTAACTTGCAAAGATGCAAAAAGTCATTTTACCTTATGGTCTGATCTGTGTGAATGCCCACAAGCAAAAAGTCTCCAAGTTCTCGAGCAAGTCGCAATATCTACATGGAAGAAACTATAAATACAAGACTGTCTGAATCGCTGTGTTTTGGAAGATTAAATCAGTTTACTGCCACGCAAAAACATAAAAGGCAAAACAAAAGTACAGCCAACATAAGCACAAACAGCCACTTATGCTGCTATAAGTGGGCGTGGCATGTGGAAGGAAATATCACATTTACCTCAACATGTCCAGCGTGGAACAGATCAAATGCACCATCTATGTAAATTATCCGAGAATCTGGACCTGGACCCTGCATCATGAAAGTTTTTAGTTAACAGAAAGAACAAGTGGCCATATTCCAAACTCAAGTCTAGAATAATAGTTGTACCAAGTAAATTAAATCAATCATTTCCAGCTCCCAAGAAATGGAAGTATACTATAGCCAACTGAATTTTACATTCATTCAAAGAACAGTTTTGAAATGCATTTATTCAAACAGTTGGTCTCCCAACCAACTGAATTTTTCTGACAATTCAAGGACTTGTCAGCTTCTATTTCACTGTTATACTTCCAGAATACACTGACACTATTTCCCAAAACAAGGTCTCCAACAAGCAATTTTGATCATCAGTTCTTGTAATAACAATAATTTGTTAGTAAAAGGTACagaaaaattatattaaattaTCTGCAGACTGTTCAAAAACCAAAAGTGAATGATATATTAATGCATGTGAAACTGTAGAAGTCATACCCTGCTGTTTGAGAACTGAACTATTCGCCTAGATGTAGGAAGGAAATGAGATACTCTAGTTCCACTTCCAGATCCACTATCATCAACTTTCTGACCATGTCCACTACTGAATTGCCTTTGTAGCGAAGAGTGATTGTGGGCATCAGAAGATGATCTCTCCCTAACACAAAGAAGCATCCGTCCTATCATGAAGCAATAATTGATCAAAATGAGAATAAATCCTTTTCATCACCACAAACTGTGTACTCACAAAAAAATTACATTGGCCCCAAAAGGTTGAATAAATTGGATTTCTGAACCAGGAATAGGGTATAACAGAAGATTTATGATTTATGCAGTCATGGGAACAAGAAGAATAGTGGACTGCTCATCCCTTAACATTTCTTTATATGACACTAGGTTCACATGATTTCCTAAAGGACAAATCAGCTGAGGAAATCTTTTCAATAGTACAGTTGTTGACAAAAGAAGTTTTTGACAGATCTAGAGTCAATTGCAACATAAAGGACAGATGTGAGGTTTGGTTCAcactaagtcactaactagcaaCTGAGATTTTGGACCTAGATATTCCTTATTTCAGACTTCAATATCATT
The nucleotide sequence above comes from Panicum virgatum strain AP13 chromosome 3K, P.virgatum_v5, whole genome shotgun sequence. Encoded proteins:
- the LOC120696572 gene encoding ethanolamine-phosphate cytidylyltransferase-like, which encodes MEASTGTGCSARTLTACVIGGIVLGASVLALHLAGPVSVPSLPPLDAVRRRLRRRRRPVRVYMDGCFDMMHYGHCNALRQARALGDELIVGVISDEEIKANKGPPVTPLHERMIMVRAVKWVDDIIPDAPYAITEEFMNKLFTEYNIDYIIHGDDPCLLPDGTDAYALAKKVGRYKQIKRTEGVSTTDIVGRMLLCVRERSSSDAHNHSSLQRQFSSGHGQKVDDSGSGSGTRVSHFLPTSRRIVQFSNSRGPGPDSRIIYIDGAFDLFHAGHVEILRLARELGDFLLVGIHTDQTISSTRGRHRPIMNLHERSLSVLACRYVDEVIIGAPWDVSKDMITTFNISLVVHGTIAENMDYAKDDANPYAVPMAMGIYHRLESPLDITTSTIIRRIVANHEAYQKRNEKKEASEKKYYEGKSFVNGE